A genome region from Blautia coccoides includes the following:
- a CDS encoding ABC transporter permease codes for MKKKKFPVFSLVILGLIILGCLFGKLLATGDPFYMNLTEVSLPPGGAHYFGTDTMGRDIYSMIWEGGRVSLYIGILATVISSGIAIVYGCVSGLVPDPLDDLLMRFTEIILSIPSILLVIFLQALLGKATATSIAVVIGLTSWMNISKVIRSEVRQIRSSDFVLASRLAGGKFFYILRKHLFPNFISSTMFMIVTNVSAAIGTEATLSFLGIGLPMEIISWGSMMSLSQKALLSNSWWIILIPGIFLVTTLVCITNVGEYIRLRNNREHSNL; via the coding sequence ATGAAAAAGAAAAAATTCCCTGTTTTCTCCCTGGTGATCCTGGGGCTTATTATCCTTGGGTGTCTGTTTGGAAAGCTTTTGGCAACAGGAGACCCTTTTTATATGAACCTGACAGAGGTCAGCCTGCCGCCCGGCGGTGCGCATTATTTTGGCACAGATACCATGGGGAGGGATATCTACTCCATGATATGGGAGGGCGGAAGGGTATCCTTGTATATAGGGATACTGGCAACTGTGATCTCCTCCGGGATCGCCATTGTATACGGCTGCGTCAGCGGCCTTGTGCCGGATCCGCTGGATGATCTGCTCATGCGTTTCACGGAGATCATTCTAAGTATTCCATCCATTCTGCTTGTGATCTTCCTGCAGGCACTTCTCGGGAAGGCCACAGCTACCAGTATCGCTGTGGTGATAGGACTTACAAGCTGGATGAACATTTCCAAAGTGATCAGAAGTGAGGTGCGGCAGATACGGAGCAGTGATTTCGTCCTGGCGTCCAGACTGGCCGGAGGAAAATTTTTCTACATACTGCGGAAACATCTGTTTCCCAATTTTATCTCCTCCACCATGTTCATGATCGTCACAAATGTAAGCGCGGCGATCGGAACGGAAGCGACCCTGAGCTTTTTGGGAATCGGTCTTCCCATGGAGATCATCTCCTGGGGAAGTATGATGTCTCTGTCCCAAAAGGCGCTGTTGTCCAATTCTTGGTGGATCATTCTGATCCCCGGAATCTTCCTGGTGACGACCCTTGTGTGTATCACCAATGTGGGCGAGTATATCCGCCTGAGAAATAACAGAGAACACAGCAATCTATAA
- a CDS encoding ABC transporter substrate-binding protein: MKKKILTLFLAASMTAALLAGCGSGDNKAKGDTETKSESAEKSTDEKTLVYGSGDYTNINPALYEHGEINSLIFAGLTAHDEEDKVVPALAESWEWDEASKSYTFHLRKDVKFHDGEAFTSADVKFTLDTIMDPDNASEIASNYEDITGIETPDDSTVKITLKAPNVAMLDYLTIGILPKHLLEGKDVVTDDFNRNPVGCGPYKLVSWDEGQSITLEKFDDFYLGAPKIDKVVFKIVEDTQARALQLKSGELDLAQVTPKDAEQFENADGFVVDIMKTADYRGILYNFGSEFFGKHRELPNILSYAIDRQSIVDSVLLGHGQAAYSPLQMGPYNNPDIEKYEYDPEKAKQLLEENGWTMGDDGYYEKDGDQLAFTISNGQADQVRIDMSNICAQNLQDIGVNCKVEVVAETDWANQDAYLIGWGSPFDPDDHTYKVFGTDKGANYSSYSNAKVDELLQQARELETQEERLPLYKEFQVELSKDLPYTFIAYIDAMYVSKDNITGLTKDTVLGHHGVGIFWNIYDWDM, encoded by the coding sequence ATGAAGAAGAAAATACTGACATTATTTCTGGCAGCATCTATGACAGCCGCATTGCTGGCGGGCTGCGGAAGCGGGGATAATAAAGCAAAAGGTGACACTGAGACAAAGTCAGAGTCCGCGGAAAAGAGTACGGATGAGAAAACTCTTGTCTACGGAAGCGGAGACTACACTAACATCAATCCTGCGCTCTACGAGCATGGAGAGATCAATTCCCTGATATTTGCAGGCCTGACCGCCCACGATGAAGAGGATAAAGTGGTGCCTGCCCTTGCAGAGAGCTGGGAGTGGGATGAGGCTTCAAAGTCCTACACCTTTCATCTGAGAAAAGATGTAAAATTCCATGACGGTGAGGCCTTTACCTCCGCAGATGTGAAGTTTACACTGGATACGATCATGGATCCTGACAATGCCTCTGAGATCGCATCCAACTATGAGGATATCACAGGGATCGAGACTCCGGATGACAGCACAGTGAAGATCACTCTGAAAGCGCCCAATGTTGCCATGCTGGATTATCTGACTATCGGAATCCTGCCAAAACATCTGTTGGAGGGAAAGGACGTTGTGACAGATGACTTCAACAGAAACCCTGTGGGCTGCGGTCCTTACAAGCTGGTTTCCTGGGATGAAGGACAGAGCATCACCCTTGAAAAATTCGATGACTTTTATCTCGGAGCCCCCAAGATTGATAAAGTGGTATTTAAAATCGTGGAGGATACACAGGCAAGAGCCCTTCAGCTAAAATCAGGGGAGCTGGACCTGGCTCAGGTAACGCCCAAGGACGCAGAGCAGTTTGAGAACGCGGATGGATTTGTTGTGGATATTATGAAAACAGCAGATTACAGAGGTATTCTTTATAATTTTGGAAGTGAGTTCTTTGGCAAACACAGGGAACTGCCCAATATTTTAAGCTATGCCATTGACCGCCAGTCTATTGTGGACAGCGTGCTGTTAGGCCATGGTCAGGCAGCATACTCTCCTCTGCAGATGGGGCCTTATAATAACCCTGACATTGAAAAATATGAGTATGATCCGGAAAAAGCCAAACAGCTTCTGGAAGAGAATGGCTGGACGATGGGTGATGACGGATATTATGAAAAAGACGGGGACCAGCTCGCGTTTACCATCTCCAACGGTCAGGCAGACCAGGTTCGTATTGATATGTCCAATATCTGCGCGCAGAACCTGCAGGACATTGGTGTGAACTGCAAAGTGGAAGTGGTGGCAGAGACAGACTGGGCAAACCAGGACGCGTACCTGATCGGATGGGGAAGCCCCTTTGACCCGGATGACCATACCTATAAGGTGTTCGGTACAGACAAAGGAGCCAATTACAGCAGCTATTCCAATGCAAAAGTAGATGAACTGCTGCAGCAGGCAAGGGAACTGGAAACCCAGGAGGAAAGACTTCCTCTGTATAAGGAATTCCAGGTGGAACTGTCAAAAGACCTTCCTTATACTTTTATCGCATACATTGACGCCATGTATGTCTCAAAGGACAATATTACCGGGCTGACAAAAGATACCGTACTCGGTCATCACGGCGTAGGCATCTTCTGGAATATATATGACTGGGATATGTAA
- a CDS encoding LysR family transcriptional regulator: MNTKDLKCFEAVYQENSISRAARRLYITPQGLGKNIRNLEAELETVLFERTKQGVCPTESADFLYGRTKKIIQELEELENGLRQLENRKIVLRIGCACGVFNVLPFQLILNFIEENPNIRAEWNEYSNEEVKAMLADSKLEYGFIVGRHEGEGMIQHKLEGREILLLVYEGHPLYEREKVNAELLRDENMILMNEHFHMFHDFTAVCRAKGFSPNITAKTSDGAVLYKLCRQKVGLAVIPEFMLEDFRMEHMRAIPFEEHLTWDVFGVYKEDTKNYETIRRFDSFLKQKVST, translated from the coding sequence ATGAATACAAAAGATTTAAAATGTTTTGAGGCCGTCTATCAGGAAAATAGTATCAGCAGGGCTGCCAGACGTCTCTATATCACACCTCAGGGATTGGGAAAAAATATCAGAAATTTGGAGGCAGAACTGGAAACCGTTCTTTTTGAGCGCACCAAACAGGGTGTGTGCCCAACAGAGAGCGCGGATTTTCTCTATGGAAGAACAAAGAAGATCATACAGGAGCTGGAGGAACTGGAAAACGGCTTAAGACAGCTGGAGAACAGAAAGATAGTCCTTCGTATCGGATGCGCCTGTGGTGTCTTTAATGTTCTTCCTTTTCAGTTGATCTTGAATTTCATAGAGGAGAACCCCAATATTCGGGCAGAGTGGAATGAATATTCCAATGAGGAAGTCAAGGCTATGCTGGCGGATTCCAAACTGGAATACGGCTTCATTGTGGGAAGACATGAGGGGGAAGGCATGATACAGCATAAACTGGAGGGAAGGGAAATTCTTCTGCTGGTCTATGAAGGCCATCCTCTGTACGAAAGAGAAAAGGTAAACGCGGAGCTGCTCAGAGACGAAAACATGATTCTCATGAATGAACATTTCCATATGTTCCACGATTTTACCGCTGTCTGTCGTGCGAAGGGGTTTTCTCCAAACATCACTGCAAAGACCTCCGACGGAGCTGTACTTTACAAGCTCTGCCGTCAGAAAGTCGGACTGGCAGTTATACCGGAATTTATGCTGGAGGATTTCCGAATGGAGCATATGCGCGCCATCCCCTTTGAAGAGCACCTGACCTGGGATGTGTTCGGTGTTTATAAGGAAGATACGAAAAATTATGAGACCATACGGCGGTTTGACAGCTTTCTAAAACAAAAAGTTTCTACCTGA
- a CDS encoding ABC transporter ATP-binding protein, whose translation MDMLTLSHLSKSFGSKKIIDDLSFTVPEHSIFGFIGQNGAGKTTTMKMILGLLQADSGKITVNGETVRYGQNRTNRFIGYLPDVPEFYGYMTPSEYLRLCGEITGMPSDRIRRNSHELLDLVGLDKENKRIHGFSRGMKQRLGIAQALLNEPRLLICDEPTSALDPLGRKEILDILLSVKDHTTVVFSTHILSDVERICDEIALLHNGCTALQGTLEEIKNKRKGTGFDMEFFNPQDADAIAASMPGSERIGAVHLFFPGKSERDMTNAMRLLADNEICVQKVEMREATLENLFMEVVGI comes from the coding sequence ATGGATATGCTGACCCTCTCCCATTTATCAAAATCCTTCGGGAGCAAAAAAATCATAGATGACCTGAGCTTTACCGTACCGGAACACTCTATTTTTGGATTTATCGGGCAAAACGGAGCGGGGAAAACCACCACTATGAAGATGATCCTGGGACTTCTGCAGGCAGACAGCGGAAAGATCACGGTAAACGGGGAAACCGTCCGCTACGGTCAAAACAGGACCAACCGTTTTATCGGCTATCTTCCAGATGTCCCCGAATTTTACGGATACATGACCCCTTCTGAGTATCTCCGGCTCTGCGGAGAGATTACAGGAATGCCCTCAGACAGAATCCGCCGAAATTCCCATGAGCTGCTGGATCTGGTGGGGCTGGACAAAGAAAATAAGCGTATCCATGGCTTCTCAAGGGGAATGAAACAGCGTCTCGGAATCGCTCAAGCACTTTTAAACGAACCCCGGCTGCTGATCTGCGATGAGCCCACATCCGCCCTGGATCCCCTGGGCAGAAAAGAGATCCTGGACATCCTCCTCTCTGTGAAGGACCATACCACAGTTGTCTTCTCCACACATATCCTCTCAGATGTGGAGCGGATCTGTGATGAGATCGCTCTTCTTCACAACGGATGTACTGCCCTGCAGGGTACCCTGGAAGAAATAAAAAACAAACGAAAAGGCACAGGATTTGATATGGAGTTTTTCAATCCACAGGATGCCGATGCCATAGCGGCATCCATGCCCGGCAGCGAGAGGATTGGCGCTGTCCACCTGTTTTTCCCCGGAAAAAGTGAAAGAGATATGACAAATGCCATGAGGCTTCTGGCGGACAATGAAATCTGTGTCCAGAAGGTGGAAATGCGGGAAGCCACTCTGGAAAATCTGTTTATGGAGGTGGTTGGAATATGA
- a CDS encoding FAD-dependent oxidoreductase has product MKYKNLYTPVSIGKVTLKNRFALAPMGPLGLADAQGGFNQRGIDYYTERAKGGAGLIITGVTFSDCQVETQSMPNCPNSTYNPVHFIRTSREMTERIHAYGSKIFLMMSGGFGRVTIPTNLGEFPPVAPSAIPHRWLDKICRPLTKEEIRSIVKSFGDGAYNAKRGGFDGIEVHAVHEGYLLDQFAISMFNQREDEYGGSLKNRLRFAREVVEEIKSRCGEDFPVVLRYSVKSMIKDWREGALPGEDFEEKGRDIEEGLEAAKLLVSYGYDALDTDVGTYDAWWWNHPPMYQEKGLFRPYCKMVKEVVDVPVLCAGRMDDPDMASEAVENGTCDIVSLGRPLLADPDYVNKLRAGRREDIRPCISCQEGCMGRVQEYSMINCAVNPQAARERVTAYEPILKSKKVMIVGGGVAGCEAARVLSVRGHRPELFEKSGCLGGNLIPGGAPEFKEDDLALAKWYETALKKLEVPVHLHTEVKKEDVLQADYDAVIVATGSSPKVFPLGDDAHVYTAAQVLTKEKDCGSSTVIVGGGLVGCETALWLAQHGKKVTIVEALDKLMAVNGPLCHANKDMLERLIPYNGVDVVTGAKVTGFQNEELSYLVQNETRTISCDSVILSVGYREENTLYNDLQFDIPEIYLLGDAKKVSNIMYAIWDAFEVANHI; this is encoded by the coding sequence ATGAAGTACAAAAACTTATATACCCCTGTCAGCATAGGCAAGGTTACTCTTAAGAACCGCTTTGCGCTGGCGCCTATGGGACCCTTAGGTCTGGCAGATGCTCAGGGAGGATTTAACCAGAGAGGGATTGATTACTACACAGAGAGGGCAAAAGGAGGCGCCGGCCTGATCATCACAGGTGTCACTTTCTCAGACTGCCAGGTAGAGACGCAGAGTATGCCAAACTGTCCAAACTCTACATACAATCCCGTTCATTTTATCCGTACCAGCAGGGAGATGACAGAGCGGATCCATGCATACGGCAGCAAAATATTTCTTATGATGTCCGGTGGTTTCGGACGTGTGACGATTCCGACCAATTTGGGAGAGTTCCCGCCGGTAGCGCCCTCCGCCATTCCCCACAGATGGCTGGACAAGATCTGCCGTCCCCTGACAAAAGAGGAGATACGCAGCATTGTAAAATCTTTCGGTGACGGGGCTTACAATGCCAAGCGCGGAGGCTTTGACGGCATTGAGGTGCACGCCGTACATGAGGGATATCTGCTTGACCAGTTTGCTATCTCCATGTTTAACCAGAGAGAGGATGAGTACGGCGGATCTCTTAAGAACCGCCTTCGCTTCGCAAGAGAAGTGGTGGAGGAGATCAAATCCCGCTGTGGAGAGGATTTTCCGGTTGTCCTGCGCTACAGCGTAAAAAGCATGATAAAAGACTGGAGAGAGGGCGCCCTTCCCGGTGAGGATTTTGAGGAAAAGGGCCGTGATATAGAGGAAGGCCTGGAGGCCGCAAAACTGCTTGTCAGTTATGGCTACGACGCTCTTGACACTGACGTTGGAACCTATGATGCCTGGTGGTGGAATCATCCCCCTATGTATCAGGAGAAAGGCCTGTTCCGTCCTTACTGTAAAATGGTAAAGGAAGTGGTGGACGTGCCTGTACTCTGTGCGGGGCGTATGGATGATCCGGATATGGCTTCTGAGGCTGTGGAAAATGGAACCTGTGACATTGTTAGTCTTGGCCGCCCTCTTCTGGCTGACCCCGACTATGTGAATAAACTCCGGGCGGGACGCAGAGAGGATATCCGTCCCTGTATCTCCTGCCAGGAAGGGTGTATGGGAAGAGTACAGGAATATTCCATGATCAACTGTGCAGTGAATCCCCAGGCTGCCCGTGAGAGGGTGACTGCCTACGAGCCTATATTAAAAAGTAAAAAGGTAATGATTGTAGGCGGCGGCGTGGCAGGCTGTGAAGCGGCCAGAGTGCTGTCAGTCAGGGGACACAGGCCGGAGCTGTTTGAGAAGTCCGGATGTCTCGGCGGCAATCTGATCCCGGGCGGTGCCCCTGAGTTTAAAGAAGACGACCTGGCACTGGCAAAATGGTATGAAACTGCATTGAAAAAGTTGGAAGTTCCGGTGCATCTCCATACAGAGGTTAAAAAAGAGGATGTACTGCAGGCAGACTATGACGCAGTGATCGTTGCCACCGGCTCCAGTCCTAAGGTGTTCCCTCTGGGTGATGATGCACATGTATACACTGCGGCGCAGGTGCTCACAAAAGAGAAGGACTGCGGCAGCAGTACAGTGATAGTGGGCGGCGGTCTGGTGGGCTGTGAGACGGCTCTATGGCTTGCGCAGCACGGAAAAAAAGTGACGATCGTGGAGGCGCTGGATAAGCTGATGGCAGTCAACGGCCCTCTGTGCCATGCCAACAAGGATATGCTGGAACGCCTGATCCCCTACAACGGTGTGGATGTGGTGACCGGCGCAAAAGTGACAGGATTTCAGAATGAAGAATTGTCATATCTTGTACAGAATGAAACGAGGACAATTTCCTGTGACAGTGTCATTTTATCTGTGGGTTACAGAGAAGAAAATACACTCTACAATGACCTCCAATTTGATATTCCGGAAATTTATCTCCTGGGAGACGCCAAAAAGGTCTCCAATATTATGTATGCAATCTGGGATGCCTTTGAAGTGGCAAACCATATCTGA
- a CDS encoding helix-turn-helix domain-containing protein: MSILNFSNNIVNLRHKKGITQEALADFIGVTKASVSKWETKQSMPDITLLPQLAAFFDVTVDELLGYEPNLSREQIRKIYFDLMAEFAKQPFEEVIAKSRQMAKKYYACHSFLFQICILWLNHVSLTPDPARQTEILEEASGLCTRIITDSRDIGLCNDAVLLKASIDLLCGKVPEVIDTLEELLNPYHYSFQGETILVQAYEMSGQREKANKYSQYGMYTHLLALIFGAVQYLSLHADNLDTCEKTIDRINRVMEIYDLENLHQNTAAQFHYQAAVVYCIHQKPKMALERIQKFASITKALLGRDKIYLQGDSYFDSIDDYFEQLDLGGNLVRDKKVISGSVVQALENPVFDSIKDKEEFRKIKNIFTAKGESL, translated from the coding sequence ATGAGTATTCTAAATTTTTCCAATAATATTGTAAATTTACGTCATAAAAAAGGGATCACCCAGGAAGCACTGGCTGATTTCATCGGTGTCACCAAAGCCTCTGTTTCAAAATGGGAGACAAAGCAGAGTATGCCGGATATTACGCTGCTGCCCCAGCTTGCCGCTTTTTTCGATGTGACTGTGGATGAACTTCTGGGGTATGAACCAAATCTCAGCAGAGAACAGATCCGGAAAATTTATTTTGATCTCATGGCTGAGTTCGCAAAACAGCCCTTTGAGGAGGTGATAGCCAAGAGCCGGCAGATGGCAAAAAAGTATTACGCCTGCCACTCCTTCCTTTTTCAGATTTGCATACTCTGGCTGAACCATGTTTCGCTTACCCCTGACCCTGCGAGACAGACGGAAATTCTGGAGGAGGCATCCGGCCTGTGTACCCGCATTATCACCGACAGCAGAGATATTGGTCTATGCAACGATGCTGTTCTTTTAAAAGCCAGTATTGACCTTTTGTGCGGCAAGGTTCCTGAAGTGATCGACACGCTGGAGGAACTTCTGAATCCTTACCATTATTCTTTCCAGGGAGAAACAATCCTGGTTCAGGCTTATGAGATGTCCGGCCAGAGGGAAAAAGCCAACAAGTACAGCCAGTACGGCATGTACACTCACCTGCTTGCCCTCATATTCGGAGCTGTGCAGTATCTGTCCCTCCACGCAGACAATCTGGACACCTGCGAAAAGACCATTGACCGCATAAACCGTGTGATGGAAATTTATGATCTGGAGAACCTGCACCAGAACACAGCCGCCCAGTTCCACTATCAGGCTGCTGTCGTTTACTGCATACATCAGAAACCAAAGATGGCTCTGGAACGTATACAGAAGTTTGCATCCATAACAAAAGCCCTTCTGGGGCGGGATAAGATTTACTTACAGGGGGACAGTTATTTCGATTCCATTGACGATTATTTTGAACAGTTGGATCTGGGCGGGAACCTGGTCCGGGATAAAAAAGTCATCTCCGGAAGCGTGGTTCAAGCTCTGGAAAATCCTGTGTTTGACTCCATAAAAGACAAAGAAGAATTCCGAAAGATCAAAAACATTTTTACAGCGAAAGGAGAATCCCTATGA
- a CDS encoding DUF3784 domain-containing protein: MLIIWGIAVFMGILTVVLLMGKGSFLIAGYNTSSKEEKQEYDEKKLCRVVGGGMGVITLMLIGWGFMGEKFPVSVFLIVTIVTVIIIQILSNTICRAQANDGSVQKKKTAGDKIYMYGSFLFTAVILAGVTFMLFTGHVTPVMHEDSIEIQVSYWADKEVPYNSIRSVKLAEDLQRGSRKNGVGGPTLQAGHYKNGEFGDYMLYSYTSCDTFVVLDTEQGIVVLNGKDDAATRKLYSDIQTAVDRGFSLPIQ; the protein is encoded by the coding sequence ATGTTGATCATTTGGGGTATTGCGGTGTTCATGGGTATATTGACAGTGGTTCTGCTGATGGGAAAAGGAAGCTTTTTGATCGCGGGATATAATACTTCAAGCAAAGAAGAGAAACAAGAATATGATGAAAAAAAGCTGTGCCGGGTCGTGGGTGGAGGCATGGGAGTTATCACTCTTATGCTGATCGGCTGGGGATTTATGGGAGAAAAATTCCCCGTATCCGTTTTTCTTATTGTCACGATCGTCACAGTGATCATCATACAGATATTGAGCAATACCATCTGCCGCGCGCAGGCAAATGACGGAAGTGTTCAAAAGAAAAAAACAGCCGGAGACAAGATTTACATGTATGGTTCTTTTCTGTTCACCGCAGTCATTTTGGCAGGAGTTACTTTTATGCTTTTTACCGGTCATGTAACCCCGGTCATGCATGAGGATTCCATTGAGATCCAGGTATCCTATTGGGCGGATAAAGAAGTGCCTTATAATTCCATCAGATCCGTTAAGTTAGCAGAAGATTTACAGCGCGGCAGCAGGAAAAACGGTGTGGGAGGCCCAACGCTGCAGGCAGGCCATTATAAAAACGGAGAGTTTGGCGATTATATGTTGTATTCTTATACATCGTGTGATACGTTTGTGGTGCTGGACACAGAGCAGGGGATCGTGGTGCTGAACGGAAAAGATGACGCGGCGACCAGAAAACTTTACAGTGACATTCAGACAGCAGTTGACAGAGGGTTTTCTCTCCCTATACAATAA
- a CDS encoding PLDc N-terminal domain-containing protein, with product MIFSDLLPFLIPLAVVQFLLLFITLRHILTHKNYKRGSRALWLVITIIGMEFIGPVLYLLLGREDS from the coding sequence ATGATATTTTCTGACCTTTTACCGTTTCTCATTCCATTGGCCGTTGTGCAGTTCCTTCTGCTTTTTATAACCCTGCGGCACATACTCACCCATAAAAATTACAAGAGAGGCTCACGGGCCTTGTGGCTGGTCATTACCATCATCGGTATGGAATTTATCGGTCCGGTACTGTACCTTCTGCTGGGAAGGGAGGACAGCTAA
- a CDS encoding ABC transporter permease, with translation MNTPQKFEFLLKKLIQILLSMLVLSILVFFIARLSPGDPLKSYYGESVERMNEGQKEKARERLGLDAPMTVQYVRWVENALHGDFGISYKYKQDVGAVIEKVYANTLILGGLSYVLTFVFAVLLGVFCAMRENTFIDRCICKIGTVTNCIPSFFVALVLILIFGVNLAVLPTSGAYALGGEHSLGDRLVHLILPVTVMVLSHLWYYTYMVRNKLLEEIREDYVLLCKVKGMGKCRIMFTHCLRKILPSLISIMAISVPHIIGGTYIAESVFSYPGLGTLSMESAQYHDYNMLMVLSLITGFAVIVANVAGQIISEWIDPRMKQERGEKAV, from the coding sequence TTGAATACACCACAGAAGTTTGAATTTTTACTGAAAAAGCTCATACAGATCCTGTTGTCTATGCTGGTTCTGTCCATATTGGTATTTTTTATTGCCCGCCTTTCTCCCGGGGATCCTTTGAAATCCTATTACGGAGAGAGTGTGGAGCGGATGAATGAGGGCCAGAAGGAGAAAGCCAGAGAACGTCTGGGCCTGGATGCGCCTATGACGGTACAGTATGTGCGCTGGGTGGAAAATGCCCTGCACGGGGATTTCGGGATTTCCTATAAATATAAGCAGGATGTGGGGGCAGTCATAGAGAAGGTATATGCCAATACTCTGATATTGGGGGGATTATCCTATGTGCTCACCTTTGTTTTCGCTGTTTTGCTGGGTGTTTTCTGCGCCATGCGGGAGAATACCTTTATTGACAGGTGCATATGTAAGATTGGGACAGTGACCAACTGTATCCCTTCCTTTTTTGTGGCGCTTGTGCTGATCTTAATCTTCGGTGTGAATCTGGCCGTGCTTCCCACAAGCGGGGCTTATGCCCTGGGAGGAGAGCATTCCCTGGGTGACAGGCTGGTGCATCTGATCCTGCCTGTAACGGTTATGGTGTTATCCCATCTGTGGTATTACACATATATGGTAAGGAACAAACTTTTGGAGGAGATCCGCGAGGACTATGTGCTTCTGTGTAAGGTAAAGGGCATGGGAAAATGCCGCATCATGTTCACCCACTGCCTGAGAAAAATACTGCCTTCTCTGATCAGTATCATGGCCATATCCGTTCCCCATATTATCGGCGGAACCTACATTGCAGAGAGTGTCTTTTCCTATCCGGGGCTGGGAACTCTTAGTATGGAAAGCGCCCAGTACCATGACTATAACATGCTGATGGTATTAAGTCTTATCACAGGTTTTGCAGTCATTGTGGCAAATGTGGCGGGGCAGATCATCAGTGAATGGATAGACCCGAGAATGAAACAGGAAAGAGGGGAAAAGGCAGTATGA